The Caretta caretta isolate rCarCar2 chromosome 5, rCarCar1.hap1, whole genome shotgun sequence genome contains a region encoding:
- the CHRNA6 gene encoding neuronal acetylcholine receptor subunit alpha-6, giving the protein MLLEKCLGFLYSGFCLWAYAFMSLIKGCSACEPEERLFQKLFSHYNHFIRPVENVSDPVTVHFEVAITQLANVDEVNQIMETNLWLRHIWNDYKLRWDPMEYGGIEFVRVPADKIWKPDIVLYNNAVGDFQVESKTKALLKYDGVITWTPPAIFKSSCPMDITFFPFDHQNCSLKFGSWTYDKAKIDLLIIGSEVDMNDLWENSEWEIVDASGYKHDIKYNCCEEIYTDITYSFYIRRLPMFYTINLIIPCLFISFLTLLVFYLPSDCGEKVTLCISVLLSLTVFLLVITETIPSTSLVIPLVGEYLLFTMIFVTLSIVITVFVLNIHYRTPTTHTMPKWVKSIFLKLLPKVLMMTRPLDPQKEASSKKSKKGLATKSGKMKQYGDVKLYKERRCCHCDKVNELATGKRRLSPQPMEWGMEHVKYSAEVSEVISSVQFIAENMRSQNETKEVEDDWKYVAMVIDRVFLWVFIILCMFGTGGLFLQPLIADT; this is encoded by the exons GTTGCTCGGCATGTGAACCAGAAGAACGTTTATTTCAAAAACTTTTCTCCCATTACAACCACTTCATCAGACCGGTGGAAAATGTATCTGATCCTGTGACAGTACATTTTGAAGTGGCAATTACACAGCTTGCAAATGTG GATGAAGTCAATCAGATTATGGAAACCAACCTGTGGCTGCGACAT aTTTGGAATGACTATAAATTGCGATGGGATCCAATGGAATATGGTGGAATTGAATTTGTCCGGGTGCCAGCGGATAAAATTTGGAAACCTGATATCGTCTTGTATAACAA TGCTGTTGGGGATTTTCAAGTAGAAAGCAAGACCAAAGCTCTTCTTAAATATGATGGGGTGATCACTTGGACACCACCTGCTATTTTTAAAAGCTCCTGTCCTATGGATatcacatttttcccctttgatCACCAGAATTGTTCACTGAAGTTTGGCTCCTGGACATATGACAAAGCCAAAATTGACCTCCTGATTATTGGATCCGAAGTGGATATGAATGACCTTTGGGAAAACAGTGAATGGGAAATAGTTGATGCTTCTGGCTACAAACACGATATAAAATATAATTGTTGTGAAGAGATCTATACAGATATAACATACTCCTTTTATATCCGAAGGCTACCCATGTTTTACACCATTAATCTGATCATTCCCTGTCTCTTCATTTCATTCCTAACTCTGTTAGTCTTTTACCTTCCGTCTGActgtggggagaaggtgacccTCTGCATCTCAGTGCTACTTTCTCTGACTGTATTTTTGTTGGTGATCACAGAGACAATCCCATCAACCTCTCTGGTAATTCCACTGGTTGGCGAATACCTGCTCTTCACCATGATATTTGTGACCCTATCAATTGTCATCACAGTGTTTGTGCTGAACATCCATTACAGGACTCCAACCACACACACCATGCCCAAATGGGTAAAAAGCATCTTTCTCAAGCTCCTGCCTAAAGTCCTGATGATGACGAGACCTCTAGACCCACAGAAGGAAGCCAGCTCTAAAAAGAGTAAAAAAGGGCTTGCCACTAAATCTGGCAAAATGAAGCAATATGGAGACGTTAAATTATACAAGGAGCGGAGATGCTGCCACTGTGACAAGGTGAACGAACTTGCTACCGGCAAAAGAAGATTGAGCCCTCAGCCCATGGAATGGGGGATGGAGCACGTCAAGTACTCCGCTGAAGTCAGCGAGGTAATCAGCAGTGTTCAGTTCATCGCTGAAAATATGAGGAGCCAAAACGAAACTAAAGAG GTGGAGGATGACTGGAAATACGTGGCTATGGTGATAGACAGGGTGTTCCTTTGGGTGTTCATCATTCTCTGTATGTTTGGAACAGGAGGATTATTTCTGCAACCACTGATAGCAGACACATAA